The Niastella koreensis GR20-10 genome includes a window with the following:
- a CDS encoding PAS domain-containing sensor histidine kinase, producing the protein MKNPVEAATIFTQQVIQALPAAVYTCDADGYILSYNEAAASLWGRKPEPGKELWSGAAKMYTMDGKALPLDQSSMAIAIQEGREIQDAAFIIERPDGTRRFVLPHPKPFFNAAGKVTGAVNILADITDQKNIEGSNGHFAAIVESSDDAIISKTLESIVTSWNKSAERIFGYTAQEMIGVSITKIVPPDRLDEEPEILERLKRGERIDHFETKRLTKDGRLLDISLSISPVKNSKGVIIGASKIARDITAHKKAEQQIRESEERLRLAIESADLGSFTWNMQDNEFNFSERLADIYGYPSTNKLSYNDLLEAIDDDDRHIADRSFEKALQTSVLKYEVRIILPDTYHPVHWIRLNAKILFDDKQAPLKMQGIVLDITEQKEAEQRIKDSEERLRLAVEAAEIGLWDLDLITGLTITSPEHKKIMGHSKEQWSRLLFMQYVHPLDRSWVEHAFQTGLITGSLAYETRIIREDQSERWIRVNGTTVYDKKQNPVRMIGTVLDITDQKKANDELEKMVLARTSELLTSNSALEKSNHELEQYAYIASHDLQEPLRKIQTFANMVKEHLNDSQFTEKYFNKIYLSAKRMSTLINEVLNYSRLTKTGEQFQKTDLNKVLKDVLSDYELLIEQKQATVTYTNLPVIKGIPLQLHQLFANLISNALKFSETNPAINITATMLLPTEVAQYPKLLEDYEYVKLVFTDNGIGFEQQYAEQIFIIFQRLNNIRAYSGTGIGLALCKKIVDHHDGIITAKSAPGMGATFTIILPVNHW; encoded by the coding sequence ATGAAAAACCCTGTGGAAGCAGCTACTATTTTTACGCAGCAAGTCATTCAGGCATTACCGGCAGCTGTTTATACCTGCGACGCCGATGGTTATATACTCAGTTATAATGAAGCCGCAGCCTCCCTGTGGGGGCGCAAACCGGAACCAGGCAAAGAGCTGTGGAGCGGGGCTGCTAAAATGTATACCATGGATGGAAAAGCATTGCCATTGGATCAAAGCTCCATGGCCATTGCTATCCAGGAAGGCCGGGAAATTCAGGATGCAGCGTTCATTATTGAACGGCCCGATGGTACAAGGCGCTTTGTACTGCCCCATCCCAAACCCTTTTTTAATGCCGCGGGAAAGGTAACAGGCGCTGTGAATATACTGGCAGATATTACCGACCAAAAGAACATTGAAGGAAGCAACGGTCATTTTGCGGCCATTGTGGAATCATCTGACGACGCCATCATTAGTAAAACCCTGGAAAGTATTGTCACCAGTTGGAATAAAAGTGCTGAAAGGATCTTTGGTTATACCGCCCAGGAAATGATTGGGGTTTCCATTACTAAAATAGTTCCTCCCGACAGGCTGGATGAAGAACCCGAAATACTGGAACGCCTGAAAAGAGGTGAACGGATAGATCATTTTGAAACCAAACGCCTTACCAAAGACGGCAGATTACTCGATATTTCGCTTAGCATTTCTCCTGTTAAAAACAGTAAAGGTGTTATCATCGGCGCTTCAAAGATTGCCCGGGACATCACCGCCCATAAAAAAGCTGAACAACAGATCAGGGAAAGCGAAGAAAGGCTGCGCCTGGCCATTGAAAGCGCCGACCTGGGTTCTTTTACCTGGAATATGCAGGACAATGAATTTAATTTTTCAGAACGGCTGGCCGATATTTATGGCTATCCCAGCACAAACAAGCTGTCTTATAACGACCTGTTGGAAGCCATCGATGATGATGACCGGCATATAGCAGACAGATCGTTTGAAAAAGCATTGCAGACAAGTGTACTGAAATATGAGGTCCGGATAATATTGCCTGATACGTACCACCCCGTTCACTGGATAAGGCTAAATGCCAAGATCCTGTTTGACGACAAACAGGCGCCACTGAAAATGCAGGGTATTGTATTGGATATAACCGAACAAAAAGAAGCAGAACAGCGCATAAAAGATAGTGAGGAACGGTTACGGCTGGCGGTGGAAGCTGCCGAAATAGGCTTGTGGGACCTTGATCTTATAACCGGGCTTACCATTACTTCGCCCGAACACAAAAAGATAATGGGCCACTCAAAAGAGCAATGGAGCCGGTTATTATTTATGCAATACGTTCACCCGCTCGACAGGAGTTGGGTAGAACACGCTTTTCAAACCGGGTTGATAACAGGCAGCCTGGCTTATGAAACCCGCATCATCAGAGAAGATCAATCAGAAAGATGGATCAGGGTAAATGGCACTACCGTTTATGATAAAAAACAAAACCCGGTGCGCATGATTGGTACCGTGCTGGACATCACCGATCAAAAGAAAGCAAACGACGAGCTGGAAAAAATGGTGCTGGCGCGTACCAGTGAATTATTAACCTCCAACTCGGCCCTTGAAAAATCGAATCACGAGCTGGAACAGTACGCTTATATCGCCAGTCATGATCTGCAGGAACCGCTTCGCAAAATTCAAACCTTTGCCAATATGGTAAAGGAACATCTGAATGACAGCCAGTTTACTGAAAAATACTTTAACAAGATCTATTTGTCAGCCAAACGAATGTCAACACTCATCAATGAAGTGCTGAACTATTCCCGGCTTACCAAAACCGGTGAACAGTTTCAAAAAACAGATCTCAATAAAGTGTTGAAGGACGTATTATCAGACTATGAGTTACTCATTGAGCAAAAACAGGCAACTGTTACTTATACTAATTTGCCGGTAATTAAAGGCATTCCCTTGCAATTGCACCAGTTGTTCGCGAACCTGATCAGCAATGCATTAAAGTTTTCAGAAACCAACCCGGCTATAAATATTACGGCAACCATGTTGTTGCCAACAGAAGTGGCGCAATATCCGAAATTGCTGGAAGACTATGAGTATGTGAAACTTGTTTTTACCGATAACGGCATCGGCTTCGAACAACAATATGCAGAACAGATCTTCATCATCTTTCAACGGTTGAACAACATCCGCGCTTACAGCGGCACCGGCATTGGCCTGGCTTTATGCAAAAAAATTGTCGATCACCATGATGGAATAATTACAGCTAAAAGCGCTCCCGGAATGGGCGCTACCTTTACCATTATACTGCCGGTAAATCATTGGTAA
- a CDS encoding YtxH domain-containing protein, with the protein MNKSSKILAAFIAGAAAGVVLGILFAPDKGSETRKKINEEGKKMSDALKNKYNEMKEKMNAVKEDMEQQHEDFA; encoded by the coding sequence ATGAATAAGAGTAGTAAAATATTGGCCGCGTTTATAGCCGGCGCTGCTGCAGGTGTTGTATTAGGTATTTTGTTTGCCCCGGATAAGGGATCTGAAACCCGGAAGAAAATTAATGAAGAAGGAAAAAAAATGTCCGATGCCCTGAAGAACAAGTACAATGAAATGAAAGAAAAAATGAATGCTGTTAAGGAAGATATGGAACAACAGCACGAAGATTTTGCATAA
- a CDS encoding phage holin family protein has translation MSNSFEKWEGLSDHVKEYINTRVELTKLQIAEKTSLVVSQLIAVTIVALFFLLFLIFGSIAGAWALSNWLGKPYSGFLIVAGVYLLLGIIVWLGRGRLLRFPIMNAIIKQLQKKDNDNEPS, from the coding sequence ATGAGTAATTCATTCGAGAAATGGGAAGGGTTATCCGACCATGTAAAAGAATATATCAATACCAGAGTTGAATTAACCAAACTACAGATTGCCGAAAAAACATCGCTGGTCGTTAGCCAACTGATTGCAGTTACCATTGTAGCCCTGTTTTTTTTATTGTTTTTAATTTTTGGAAGTATTGCCGGCGCCTGGGCGTTGAGTAACTGGCTTGGAAAACCCTATTCGGGTTTTTTGATCGTCGCGGGTGTTTATTTGCTGCTGGGTATTATTGTTTGGCTGGGAAGGGGCCGGTTATTGCGTTTTCCTATCATGAACGCAATAATAAAACAATTGCAAAAGAAAGACAACGACAACGAACCTTCCTGA
- a CDS encoding DUF6520 family protein yields the protein MKRIKLILNITAITIAIGGAIATSLYMQDNDQPQYIPVNNSYTPVGEYGTDYKCHDSTGVCTYYQPDPVARPHEYSPHHKGKYVPVNK from the coding sequence ATGAAAAGGATCAAGCTTATTTTGAATATTACCGCCATTACCATTGCCATAGGCGGCGCTATCGCTACCAGCCTGTACATGCAAGACAATGACCAGCCTCAATATATTCCCGTCAATAATTCCTACACCCCTGTTGGTGAATATGGTACCGACTATAAATGCCACGATTCTACTGGTGTATGTACGTATTACCAGCCAGATCCGGTTGCCCGGCCCCATGAATATTCGCCACATCACAAAGGCAAATACGTTCCGGTAAATAAATAA
- a CDS encoding MauE/DoxX family redox-associated membrane protein → MKRKIIIEIISSLLILLFLYASVSKWLAFKTFIGDMNNQPFPNWMTPYLVVIIPVAEVLIAMGLIFEKTRVPALYASFVLMMAFTIYTVTVLLHAFRYVPCSCGGVIKKLTWPQHLFFNLFFVAISLLGIWLKKRDAQHEVRTVGA, encoded by the coding sequence ATGAAAAGAAAGATTATTATTGAAATAATATCTTCCTTATTGATATTGCTTTTTTTGTATGCCAGTGTAAGCAAATGGCTGGCATTTAAAACATTTATTGGCGATATGAATAACCAGCCGTTTCCTAACTGGATGACACCTTACCTGGTAGTCATAATCCCGGTTGCTGAAGTATTGATTGCCATGGGATTGATATTTGAGAAAACCAGAGTGCCTGCCTTGTATGCATCCTTTGTTCTGATGATGGCGTTTACGATTTACACCGTAACTGTCTTATTACATGCGTTTAGGTATGTTCCCTGTTCCTGTGGTGGCGTGATAAAGAAACTCACCTGGCCTCAACATCTTTTCTTTAATCTGTTTTTTGTTGCTATCTCATTATTGGGTATCTGGCTTAAAAAGCGGGATGCCCAACATGAAGTACGTACGGTGGGTGCATAA
- a CDS encoding DUF6520 family protein, which produces MNKIKVVFVALAMFAGVGGAFATHCEQCENSVQYIWNGSMYVAIGEYGVDYDCFISGGTCTYYKPDPVGQPNSYSPCHIGGYYIP; this is translated from the coding sequence ATGAACAAAATTAAAGTGGTATTTGTCGCACTTGCAATGTTCGCCGGCGTAGGTGGTGCATTCGCTACTCATTGCGAACAATGCGAAAATTCAGTACAGTACATTTGGAACGGAAGCATGTATGTAGCAATTGGAGAATATGGTGTAGATTATGATTGCTTTATTTCAGGTGGTACCTGCACTTATTATAAGCCCGACCCGGTTGGTCAACCAAACTCCTATTCACCTTGCCACATAGGTGGATATTACATTCCGTAA
- a CDS encoding RagB/SusD family nutrient uptake outer membrane protein translates to MKVNIIYLFLLLLCWSLISCNKKGFLDEKPNSNVVVPTTLEDFQQLLDNEAILSLTPALGELSSDNFYITTNYWQLLGKKEKNAYIWAADIYEGEGKLADWNTPYEQVFYANVVLDGLKNVDVTANNQQQWNNMKGAALFIRAYAFYNLAQVFALPYKAETATTNLGIPLKLTPNVDEVVVRSTLEETYNQIINDLLIAKDLVPDAVTVYLNRPNKPAANALLARVYLSMRNYEQAGVYADNCLKLYNSLIDYNTKDAASSKPFERTNAETMYQSKFSETNVVKAISNCIVDTLLYSQYAVNDLRRSLFFTINSAGRVNFKNSYNASIFGFTGLATDEMYLVRAECRARASNITGALNDLNTLLASRFKTGTFIPYTVIPADALLDTILVERRKEMPLRGVRWTDIRRLNLEKPTIVPTRIINNQPYTLQPNSPLYALPIPPDATLMGHYLQNERE, encoded by the coding sequence ATGAAAGTAAACATCATTTACCTGTTTTTACTGCTACTTTGCTGGAGCCTGATCAGCTGCAACAAAAAGGGCTTCCTGGATGAAAAACCCAATTCAAATGTAGTGGTTCCCACTACGCTGGAAGATTTTCAGCAACTGCTGGATAATGAGGCCATCCTGAGTTTAACACCAGCCCTGGGTGAACTATCGTCGGATAATTTCTATATTACAACCAACTACTGGCAACTGCTTGGTAAAAAAGAGAAGAATGCCTACATCTGGGCAGCAGATATTTATGAAGGGGAAGGAAAGTTGGCCGACTGGAATACGCCCTATGAACAGGTATTTTACGCCAATGTTGTGCTGGATGGATTGAAAAACGTTGACGTCACCGCCAACAATCAGCAGCAGTGGAATAACATGAAAGGCGCCGCGCTTTTTATCAGGGCATATGCCTTTTATAACCTGGCCCAGGTATTTGCCCTGCCCTATAAGGCGGAAACAGCCACCACAAACCTGGGCATTCCTTTAAAACTAACCCCTAATGTTGATGAAGTGGTAGTACGGAGCACCCTCGAAGAAACCTATAATCAAATAATAAATGATCTGCTGATTGCCAAGGACCTGGTACCAGATGCAGTAACCGTTTACCTTAACCGCCCAAACAAACCGGCTGCCAATGCCCTGCTGGCGCGGGTGTATTTAAGCATGCGTAATTATGAGCAGGCAGGTGTTTATGCCGATAATTGTTTAAAGCTTTACAACTCACTTATTGATTACAATACAAAGGATGCAGCTTCATCAAAACCATTCGAACGTACAAATGCGGAAACCATGTATCAAAGCAAGTTCAGCGAAACCAATGTGGTAAAAGCAATTTCCAATTGTATTGTTGATACGCTGCTTTACAGTCAGTATGCGGTAAACGACCTGCGGCGTTCACTATTTTTCACAATCAATTCCGCTGGCAGGGTCAATTTTAAAAACAGTTATAATGCAAGCATTTTTGGTTTTACCGGACTGGCTACCGACGAAATGTACCTGGTACGAGCAGAATGCCGGGCCCGGGCAAGTAACATTACCGGGGCATTGAACGACCTGAACACCCTGCTGGCAAGCAGATTTAAAACGGGTACTTTTATTCCTTACACCGTAATACCTGCCGATGCATTATTGGATACTATACTTGTTGAAAGAAGAAAGGAAATGCCGTTACGGGGCGTGCGCTGGACAGACATCAGGCGGCTGAACCTGGAAAAACCAACCATTGTACCAACAAGAATCATAAATAACCAACCGTATACATTGCAACCCAACAGCCCATTGTATGCGTTACCCATTCCGCCAGATGCCACATTGATGGGACATTACTTACAAAATGAGCGGGAATAG
- a CDS encoding SusC/RagA family TonB-linked outer membrane protein, with amino-acid sequence MLTSVPALAQITFSKKHVTITDLRKVLEKQAGYTIFNTNSISSQLKAVNINLVNGTVEQLLDEFFRYQSCTYTIIDKIVTVIPRGRQSVIGKRVANIKGKILNEQGEPIPGATITIKGSNQQTSTDEGGEFKINGVDEIELNIIVTSVNYEPEEVNWQGESELNVKLKQHVSELNKVQVMSTGYQQISKDKTPGSFVKIDNELLNRRVSTNVVDRLEGITSGLIFNKNNNTTTNQTNIAIRGRSTIYANANPLIVVDNFPYTGDINNINPNDVESITVLKDADAASIWGAYSGNGVIVITTKKGKYGQPLKLSVNSNITIGQKPDLYAKPILNSSDFIDVEHSLFDSGFYFNQEANLLRPILSPVVEILIQERDKKITHDEAEQQLNVLRGQDTRKDLEKYFYRTSANQQYSVSASGGSANNNYYLSLGYDKNLSNLVRNGYDRLTITANNSFSWLKKRLELNTGIIYTEGKARNNNIGTLNPPYPYLKLVDENGNATTVPADIRQSYKDGISRDSIARTYLLDWNYRPYDELRLSNNTSKTTDYRINADVKYNILKGLNATVVYQYNKGFVDAENFYSKQTYYTRNLINQFTDVDSPSIHHIPIGGILDQNTVEYETHNVRTQLNYITNWYNRNHTKYHQITALAGAEARGTKTYFDGLRTYGYNESLPNLSPIDYESQFPLYQSPATNKKITYLNSSRSQADNFVSYYLNAKYIFQRRYILSASARKDESNLFGVKTNQKGVPLWSLGASWELSQEHFYTLGWLPFLKLRITDGYKGNVDRTVSAFTTAGIDAANLYNVLSASIDNPPNPSLRWEKNHMINYGVDFATRKSIIEGSLEYYTRRGIDLIGNSPLDPTTGVTQFRGNTADMKGNGVDIMLRTKNINKQFKWTSTLLFSYTADKVTDYKVQQSAVWYYCDPQYISPIKGKPLYSIFSLKWMGLDPKNGDPQGYFNKATSTNYSAIINSSDLSDLIYRGPANPVYFGSLRNNFSYKRVELSFAITWKMGYYFRRPSINYYTLFNGPDQGHPDYEKRWQQPGDENFTSVPSMTWKESLNRSNFYSYSNILVEKGDHIRLQDIQLSYQLNKSEIRWLPVNQFRIYMYANNLGVLWRANQYGIDPDYITGAIPPRTFAAGLKIDL; translated from the coding sequence GTGCTTACAAGTGTGCCCGCACTTGCGCAGATCACTTTCTCCAAAAAACACGTAACCATTACCGACTTACGCAAGGTGTTGGAAAAACAGGCAGGTTATACCATCTTCAACACCAATTCCATCTCCTCCCAATTAAAAGCGGTAAACATTAATCTTGTCAATGGGACCGTTGAGCAACTGCTCGATGAGTTTTTCAGGTACCAGAGCTGTACCTATACCATCATTGATAAAATAGTTACTGTTATTCCGCGGGGCCGGCAAAGTGTAATTGGTAAAAGAGTAGCCAATATTAAAGGCAAAATACTGAACGAGCAGGGCGAACCCATACCCGGCGCCACCATTACCATAAAAGGAAGCAACCAGCAAACAAGTACCGACGAAGGTGGGGAATTTAAAATAAACGGGGTTGATGAAATAGAATTGAACATCATTGTTACCAGCGTCAATTACGAACCGGAAGAAGTTAACTGGCAGGGCGAATCGGAATTGAACGTAAAGCTCAAGCAACACGTGAGCGAATTGAACAAGGTACAGGTGATGTCAACCGGTTACCAGCAAATTTCAAAAGATAAAACCCCTGGCTCCTTTGTAAAAATTGATAACGAATTACTCAACCGCCGCGTATCAACCAATGTGGTAGACAGGCTGGAAGGGATAACCAGCGGGCTGATCTTCAATAAGAACAATAATACTACTACCAATCAAACCAACATAGCCATCAGGGGCAGAAGCACCATTTATGCCAACGCCAATCCCCTGATCGTAGTTGATAATTTCCCCTATACCGGCGATATCAATAATATTAACCCCAACGATGTTGAAAGCATAACGGTTTTAAAAGATGCGGATGCGGCTTCTATCTGGGGCGCTTACTCTGGCAATGGCGTAATTGTAATTACTACTAAAAAAGGAAAGTATGGCCAGCCGCTAAAGCTTTCTGTAAACAGCAATATAACCATAGGTCAGAAACCCGATCTGTATGCCAAACCAATTTTAAACTCATCTGACTTTATAGATGTAGAGCACTCTTTATTCGATAGCGGATTCTATTTCAATCAGGAAGCAAATCTGCTTCGCCCTATACTGTCACCGGTAGTGGAAATACTCATCCAGGAAAGAGATAAAAAGATCACGCACGACGAGGCAGAACAACAGTTAAATGTATTGCGGGGCCAGGATACGCGGAAAGACCTGGAAAAATATTTTTACCGCACCAGCGCCAACCAGCAATATTCCGTAAGTGCCAGCGGAGGCAGCGCCAACAACAATTATTACCTGTCGCTGGGGTACGACAAGAACCTTAGCAACCTGGTAAGGAATGGTTACGACCGGTTAACTATCACCGCCAACAATTCCTTTTCGTGGCTAAAAAAGAGGCTGGAATTAAATACCGGTATTATTTATACGGAAGGGAAAGCCCGGAATAATAACATCGGCACATTGAACCCACCGTATCCTTACCTTAAACTCGTAGATGAAAATGGCAATGCAACAACGGTACCGGCAGACATCAGACAGTCGTATAAGGACGGCATAAGCAGAGATTCCATTGCCCGCACCTATCTTTTAGACTGGAACTACCGGCCCTATGATGAATTAAGACTTAGTAATAACACTTCAAAGACAACCGATTACCGGATCAATGCAGATGTGAAATACAACATCCTCAAAGGCCTGAATGCAACAGTGGTGTACCAGTATAATAAAGGATTTGTTGATGCGGAGAATTTTTACAGCAAGCAAACTTACTATACCCGGAATCTGATAAACCAGTTTACCGATGTTGACAGCCCGAGTATCCATCACATCCCAATAGGAGGAATTTTAGATCAGAATACTGTCGAATACGAGACCCACAATGTTCGTACGCAGTTAAATTATATTACCAACTGGTATAACCGCAATCATACAAAATATCACCAGATCACTGCACTGGCGGGCGCAGAAGCAAGAGGCACTAAAACATACTTTGACGGACTTCGCACCTATGGGTATAATGAAAGCCTGCCTAACCTTTCCCCGATCGACTATGAGAGTCAATTTCCTTTATACCAGTCACCTGCTACTAATAAAAAGATAACTTATCTGAACAGCAGCCGTTCGCAGGCGGATAATTTTGTTTCTTACTATCTGAACGCTAAATACATTTTTCAAAGACGATATATTTTATCTGCCAGCGCCCGCAAAGATGAATCGAACCTGTTTGGCGTAAAAACCAACCAAAAGGGCGTGCCGCTCTGGTCATTAGGCGCCAGTTGGGAATTGAGCCAGGAACATTTTTATACATTAGGCTGGCTGCCTTTTTTGAAATTGCGGATTACCGATGGCTATAAAGGCAATGTTGACAGAACCGTATCGGCCTTTACAACAGCAGGTATAGATGCGGCCAATCTTTACAACGTGTTATCTGCCTCTATCGATAACCCACCCAATCCCTCACTTCGCTGGGAAAAGAATCACATGATCAATTATGGGGTAGATTTTGCCACAAGAAAAAGCATAATAGAAGGCAGCCTGGAATATTATACCCGTAGAGGAATTGACCTGATAGGCAACAGTCCGCTTGACCCTACTACGGGCGTTACCCAATTCAGGGGCAATACAGCTGATATGAAGGGCAATGGCGTTGACATTATGCTCCGTACAAAAAACATCAACAAACAGTTTAAATGGACCAGCACCCTGTTGTTTAGTTATACCGCCGATAAGGTAACCGATTATAAGGTACAACAAAGTGCCGTATGGTATTATTGCGACCCGCAATACATAAGTCCGATAAAAGGCAAACCGCTGTATTCCATCTTCAGTTTAAAATGGATGGGGCTCGATCCCAAAAACGGAGACCCACAGGGTTACTTCAATAAGGCAACCAGTACTAATTACAGCGCCATCATTAACTCATCAGATCTTTCGGATCTTATCTACCGGGGCCCGGCCAACCCGGTTTATTTTGGAAGCCTGCGTAATAATTTCAGTTATAAACGGGTGGAGCTGTCATTTGCCATTACCTGGAAAATGGGCTATTATTTCAGAAGACCTTCCATAAATTATTATACGCTGTTCAATGGACCAGACCAGGGCCACCCGGATTATGAAAAACGATGGCAACAGCCAGGTGATGAAAATTTCACGTCTGTACCTTCCATGACCTGGAAAGAAAGCTTAAACAGAAGTAACTTTTATTCTTATTCGAATATCCTGGTTGAAAAAGGCGATCACATCAGGCTGCAGGATATTCAGCTAAGCTACCAGCTTAACAAAAGTGAGATCAGGTGGCTGCCGGTAAACCAGTTCAGGATCTATATGTATGCCAATAACCTGGGAGTTCTTTGGCGGGCCAATCAATATGGAATTGATCCGGATTATATTACAGGCGCAATTCCTCCCAGAACATTTGCCGCAGGTTTAAAAATCGATTTGTAA
- a CDS encoding FecR family protein, whose amino-acid sequence MQEKVNRITSLIEKFLEERLNPEEEMELNSWLAEAEHNNAFFRQITDKNELREKLRLYASADSEAIWKKTLQKIDGGAKLIDLYPEKKTIKMPVGKIAAAAVAILLISFGGWYFSKQSTSNQTAKTDKKTDSGVSSRILPGGNKATLTLADGSEIILNAVQNGNLANQGHMLVTKTDGRLIYNRKPDSDGSANAENLYNTVTTPRGGEYKITLPDGSKVWLNAASSLRFPIAFAGNERIVELTGEAYFEVNPQIQPQSKQQKGLVTKTPFIVKINTPAGNKNEVEVLGTHFNVMAYTDEGAIRTTLVEGKVKVTSGNNYQTILPGEQAKLKSGNISVQNVDAEDVIGWTNGFIPVGGRDLEYVMRQISRWYDINVEYQGKKPDVVFDGKLPRKGSIDDIIKLLNLNNVKAHVNESSRTIIVTS is encoded by the coding sequence ATGCAGGAAAAGGTAAATAGAATCACAAGTCTGATAGAGAAGTTCCTGGAGGAGAGGCTGAATCCGGAAGAGGAGATGGAACTTAATTCATGGCTGGCGGAAGCTGAGCATAATAATGCTTTTTTCAGGCAGATCACTGATAAAAATGAGCTGCGTGAAAAATTGAGACTATATGCGAGCGCGGATAGTGAAGCTATCTGGAAAAAAACGCTGCAAAAGATCGACGGCGGCGCCAAACTGATAGATCTCTATCCGGAAAAGAAAACAATTAAAATGCCGGTTGGCAAAATTGCAGCTGCAGCTGTAGCCATCCTGCTTATTTCATTTGGCGGCTGGTATTTCAGCAAACAAAGTACATCCAACCAAACAGCCAAAACTGATAAAAAGACTGACAGTGGCGTGAGCTCCAGGATCTTACCTGGCGGTAATAAAGCCACGCTGACCCTGGCCGATGGATCGGAGATCATCCTGAACGCTGTGCAGAACGGGAACCTGGCCAACCAGGGTCACATGCTGGTAACCAAGACTGATGGACGGTTAATATATAACAGGAAGCCGGATTCTGACGGATCTGCCAACGCTGAGAATTTGTATAACACAGTTACCACCCCAAGAGGGGGGGAATATAAGATCACTTTACCTGACGGAAGTAAAGTATGGTTAAATGCGGCTTCATCATTGCGTTTTCCTATAGCCTTCGCCGGGAACGAGCGAATTGTCGAGCTCACCGGCGAAGCTTATTTTGAAGTGAACCCGCAAATTCAACCCCAGTCAAAACAACAAAAAGGCCTGGTAACCAAAACGCCTTTCATTGTTAAAATAAACACCCCTGCCGGTAATAAGAATGAAGTGGAAGTGCTGGGAACACATTTTAACGTAATGGCCTACACTGATGAAGGGGCAATCAGAACAACCCTGGTAGAGGGGAAAGTAAAAGTAACCTCCGGTAATAATTACCAGACAATATTACCGGGCGAACAGGCCAAACTGAAATCGGGCAACATTTCCGTTCAAAATGTAGATGCTGAGGATGTAATTGGCTGGACTAACGGGTTTATCCCGGTTGGCGGTCGTGATCTTGAATATGTTATGCGGCAAATATCCCGCTGGTACGACATCAATGTAGAATACCAGGGAAAAAAGCCCGACGTGGTTTTTGATGGTAAACTGCCCCGGAAAGGGTCCATTGACGACATCATTAAATTGCTCAATCTCAATAATGTAAAGGCACACGTAAACGAAAGTTCAAGAACGATCATAGTTACATCATAG
- a CDS encoding RNA polymerase sigma-70 factor has protein sequence MKKKILEKENWLTAFNQGSSSAFRIIFESYNKILFTCAMQLVKDKEQAEDIVSEAFTKLWQRHDVFQTEEHIKAFLFVATRNASLNYLRHIQRKTASQSELSYLQRDKDDQDIITDMIEGELLRKIYPLIETLPSKCKTIFKLIYFEDASTDEVAEKLHITPRNVLNQKRRAIQLLKKKLLVAVFVSLCMNGSMTCKPKAERIVENITDFIYMH, from the coding sequence ATGAAGAAGAAAATTTTGGAAAAGGAGAATTGGCTCACAGCATTCAATCAAGGGAGTAGTAGCGCCTTTCGGATAATCTTCGAGAGCTACAACAAAATCCTTTTTACCTGCGCCATGCAATTGGTAAAGGATAAAGAGCAGGCTGAAGATATTGTTTCTGAAGCCTTTACTAAACTCTGGCAGCGCCATGATGTGTTTCAGACCGAAGAACACATAAAAGCATTCCTGTTTGTAGCTACCCGCAACGCCAGCCTCAATTACCTGCGGCATATACAAAGAAAAACAGCTTCGCAAAGCGAATTGTCGTATTTACAAAGAGATAAAGACGACCAGGATATTATTACAGACATGATTGAAGGCGAGTTATTGCGAAAGATCTATCCACTGATAGAGACCCTGCCCAGCAAATGCAAAACCATTTTCAAACTCATTTATTTTGAAGATGCCAGCACCGACGAGGTAGCGGAAAAACTACACATTACACCCCGAAATGTCTTAAACCAGAAAAGACGGGCCATTCAACTGCTAAAAAAGAAATTACTGGTGGCGGTTTTTGTAAGCCTTTGCATGAACGGGTCAATGACCTGTAAACCGAAAGCTGAGCGCATTGTCGAAAACATAACGGATTTTATATATATGCACTGA